The following nucleotide sequence is from Zea mays cultivar B73 chromosome 1, Zm-B73-REFERENCE-NAM-5.0, whole genome shotgun sequence.
ATATCAGCTGCACCAATGCGAAGGTACTGACCTGGAGGGCTCGCAAGTACAACCCAGCCTTTTCACACAGCTGAGCAATACGAGGGCGATCATAATGACTGAACATACCATTAGCAAGAATGGCATCAACAACATTCGGGTAAGTCACTAAGTTTATCTCCAAAACCTACAATTCATAGACAGAAACTGCTGAGAAAAGAATAATGTAAACATCCAAGCGCAACCATTCGTGTTCAAACGACGAAGATGAAAACCTTGGTTTGAATAAAAGCATGCTCTGGCAAGTTTGGTTTCAGAACATCCAACAGAAACGTTGTTGCCTCCCATATCATATTTCTCTGTTAACAGATGCATAAAACAAAAATCCATAAGGACTCATAAAACCAATAAATGTAAATAGACAACAAGACAGTTACCTATGATTATGAATATAAGCATACCTGAAGGAAAAGATCAGTTATTGTATTATAATCTACTGGGCAGCCTCCCTCCATTTGTGACATCATAAGAGCAAAGTTCACAGCTCCCTGGTATTATAGACAGTGAGAAAAGGACTCATAAGGTTAATGAAGCCACAATCGAATGTGTCTTACAAATGACCAATTATGTTCAAACAATCAATCGCCTGTGGATCTGTACGCAAGATGGTCTGGAGGAGGAAGAGATAATCTGGAGTGTACCCAACCTGGAACCAAGTTGTAGAAATAAAATTTGAAGCTCAAATGAGTTACAACAACTGAAAACAGAATCAATAAAACCAAATAACGAACCTGCTTTGAGTATATCAGTATCTTGTCATTTGCAATGGAGATAGAACTGTCATAGACATTTCACTGGCTGCTATGGGCCTTGAGGGGCACATATCACCCTCACTTGGCAATCTCAACGGCCTGTTGAAGCTCAACCTATCTGGCAACTTGCTCTCCGGTGGACTCCCATCGAAACTGTTGCTCTCCAGCAGCATTACTGTCCTTGATGTCAGCTTCAACAAGCTCAGTGGAGAATTC
It contains:
- the LOC111589746 gene encoding clathrin heavy chain 1-like, translating into MEFSTELVEADIKDSNAAGEQQFRWESTGDSISIANDKILIYSKQVGYTPDYLFLLQTILRTDPQGAVNFALMMSQMEGGCPVDYNTITDLFLQRNMIWEATTFLLDVLKPNLPEHAFIQTKVLEINLVTYPNVVDAILANGMFSHYDRPRIAQLCEKAGLYLRALQHYSELPDIKRAIVNTHVIEPQVCRLQLFSDIFFLCFAH